DNA from Arthrobacter sp. PvP023:
GGAAGGCTACCGGGCCGCCGTCGCCGCAGCCGTAGAGCAACTCATTGAGAAATCAGTCCTGGAACAGGGCCACGAATAGCTCACAGAGGTGGCGGCCGGCCGAGGCAGTAACCCGGCAACGAAGACCGGGACGAGAAACATACAAACGTGGAAGGAACCACCATGAGCGTCACCACAGCTGCCACCGCGGAACCACCCGCCGGCCTGGATCTGGCCGACTACCTTCGGGTTGTCAGGGTGTACTGGAAGGCAATCGTCGCCTTCACCCTGCTGGCCACATTGACGGCGTTCGGCTGGACGGCCCTCCAGCCGAAGATCTACTCATCAGATTCCAGCGGCATCGTGGTGACGCCGGGCTCGGACAATGTGAGCCTCTCCCTCGCAGGCGACAGCCTGGCCAAGGCAAAGGTCAAAAGCTACGAATCCGTGGCCAAGTCCAGGCTCGTGGCGGACCGTGTGATCGCTGACCTTGGCCTCAAGACCACGGCGGACGGGCTGCTCGGCACCGTCAGCGTGAAGGTTCCGCTGGACACGGCCGAGATTCGCGTGACGGCACTGTCGCCGGACCCGGCCACGGCCCAGCGCGTGGCCGATGCGTGGGTCAAGGGTCTCGCCGCTCAGGTGGAAGCAATCGAAACAGCACCCCCCGCCGAGGCGCTTGCCGCGACCGGCACCGATGCAGCTTCCGGCACCGGAGCAACGCCCGACGCCGGAACGCCAGCCACCGCGTCCGCTTCGGCTGTGCGGGTGCTCCCGCTGGGCAAGGCAGTCCTTCCCACCAGCCCCGTTTCACCCAACGTCAAGCTGACGCTGGCCCTCGGTGCGCTGATCGGCCTGGCTCTCGGCGTGGCCTATGCACTGGTGCGCCGTCACCTGGACCGGCGCATCCGCAATGCCGCGGAGATTGAGCGCCTCTTCGACGTTCCGGTGATCGGCACCCTCCCCGTGGACCACCGGCTGGACGGCAAGAGCACCATCCTGGAAGGCGGCTACACAGCCCACCTCCACGGTGCCCCGGCAGGCAGCGCTATGGCCGAGGCCCTCCGGGAACTGCGCACCAACCTGAGCTTCCTGGACGTGGACCAGCCGCCGCGGATCATCGTGGTCACCAGTTCCATGCAGTCCGAAGGCAAGTCAACCGTTACGGCCAACCTGGCGGTCACCATGGCGGCTGCCGGCGAGAACGTGGTGGTGGTCGACGGCGACCTCCGCCGCCCCACGCTGGTGGACGTTTTCAACCTGGTTCCGGGAGTCGGGGTCACCGACGTGCTCACCGGCACCGCCGAACTCGAGGATGTCCTCCAGCCCTGGGGCGCTATGCCGAACCTTTCCGTCCTGGGTTCCGGCCGTGTACCGCCGAACCCCAGTGAGCTGCTGGGTTCCCGGGCCATGAAGAACATGCTCAACGCCCTGGCAGAGAACGCAATCGTCCTGATCGATGCCCCGCCGCTGCTTCCCGTCACGGATGCTGCCGTCCTGTCCCGCGTGGCTGATGGCGCCATTGTGGTGATCCGGACCGGCAGGACCACCCAGGAGGAACTGGGGCAGTCGCTGGGCAACATGGACAAAGTCAGGGGCAGGGTTCTGGGGGCGGTCCTTAACTACGTGCCTACCAGCGGCGCCGATGCCTACACCTACCATGGGACGTACCAGGCAGCTGCGGCCCCGGAAAACGCGGCCTCTTCCAGCATGGATTCGGAAGAGCTGGGCTTTCTGATCGGGGACAGGCCGGCCACCCGCAGCGTCGAGGAGCATGGGCCTGTCCGCCGCCGCGTGACGAACTAGGTGCGCTATATACCCTTCGGCGTGGGCGACCCGCCCCCACCGCTCGCAGCAGGCCTACCATGACGAAACTGTCAAACCGACGGCCAGGAAACCACTACTCTTGCGTTATGACTCTGACATTAGCCGTAGCCGGTTCCTCCGCCGCCAGCGCGGTTGTCTCCGGCACGTCTCCGTGATCTGGCAAAGGGGCGCCCACGTCGCCGAGGTGCGCGAATCAGCCAATCGCGTAGCCCTGCTCCAGCTGGACGCTGACCAGCCAGTGGTCCTGGAGGGTAGTGCGGCTGCCGTCTGGCTGCTGATCGACGGTGTTCGCACTCAGGCCGAAATGGTCGCCGAACTTGTGTACACGTTCGGCGAGGCAGACGAGCGAATGGCCACGCATGTTGACACCTTCTTGTCCCAGCTTGCGGCCCAGCAACTGATAGAAGCGGTCGGCCAGGCATTTGTCGAACCCGATGCTCACCGTGGAAGCACTTCCAATGCAGGATGAGCCGCTCCAGGTTGGCGTTTTGGGGACGCAATTCGTGGTGGGATGGGGCCAAGCTTTGTCCGAACGCCAGCGCACCGCCATGCGGACGGCCTGGAAGCGTTGTGCCGGCCAACCAGGCACGCTCCCCGCCGCCCCGCCCCTCCTGCCCACCGAAACATTGCCGTTTTCAGCCGTTGTCGCCTACCGGACCAAGGACAGAAAGCCGGTTGAATTCCACCTGCAATCGGACACGTTTGAGGCGTTGTCCGAGCAGCTCACCTCCCAGCTAACACTCTTCGCCATCATGGACCATGCCGGTGAGTTCACCATGCTGCACGCTTGCGGACTGGCTGATCCCCGGACGGGCGCAGTGGTTGCACTGGTGGCCAAGTCCGGGACGGGAAAGACCACCGCCGCGTCCGCGCTGTCCAGCCGATACGCTTACGTCACTGACGAGACCGTCGCCATTCGATCCGACGGCTCAGTAGTCGCCTACCCCAAGCCGCTGTCCGTGAAGCAGACAATTCGCGGAGCGCCCAAGCTCCAAGTTGGCCCGGACGAGCTGGGGCTTCTGGCCGCACCGTCGGATCTTTCCATCCAGTCCATCGTCCTGCTGGACAGGGTCGCGGCTGGGCGTGGCCCCGTCAGTCCAGTCCTCCAGCAGGTGCCATTGGCGGACGCAGTCCTCGCACTGATTCCGGAGTCCTCCTCACAGGGCAAGATCGAGCAGCCGTTGCAGGCCTTGTGCCGGCTGATTGACAGGGTTGGCGGAGTCTGGAAGGTCAGCTACTCGGAGGCAGAGGACCTGGCCAAGTCCTTGGCTCCGCTCTTTGAACCTGCCTCATCACCGGGTGGATTCTCGGATGCGGACGGAAACGGGCCGGCCAAGTGGACTGCGCCAACGCTCGCCGGAGAAGAATGCGCCCTTCCGGATGGACGAATCCGGCGGGCTGCGGCGCTTGATGCCGTGGCTATTGACGGGGATCTGTTGGTGCTGCTGGAGTCCGGCATTGTCAGGCTAAGCGGCATCGCACCGACAATCTGGAGTGCTGCGGCCCGATCCTGTTCCATGGACGAACTATCAGAACGTACTGGCGACCGTCACGGACGTCCAAAGGGCTATAGGGCGCTAGTCGAAGAAGCTGTGGATCAGCTGATCTTCAGATCCATTCTGGAGTGCGGACCGCAGCCGGTTCCGGTACTTCGTGGCGGCCCCTTGGGGCATGCGGCAGGACGGGGCACTCGCCATGTATGACCAAAGTAAAACGGGGGAAGGAAACAGAATGACCAGCGTCAACATCGCAGAAAGAGGGGAATCACCTGCCGGTGCGGACCTGGCCGATTACCTGCGGGTGGTCACCGTGTATTGGAAGGCTATCGTCGGCATTGCTTTGCTCTGCACCTTGGCTGCCTACGCTTGGACCGTTGCGCAGCCCAAGATCTACGCGTCGGACTCCAGCGGAATTGTGGTGACCCCAGGATCGGAAAACGTGAGCCTTTCCTTGGCGGGTGAAAGCCTGGCAAAGGCCAAGGTGAAGAACTACGAATCGGTGGCGAAGTCCCGGCTTGTGGCGGATCGGGTCATAGCTGACCTGAACTTGAAAACCACCGCGGATTCCCTGCTGGCAACCGTCAGCGTGAAAGTTCCGCTCGATACCACTGAGATCCGTGTTACAGCACAGTCGGCTGATCCGGCCGAGGCCCAGCGGGTGGCAGATGCTTGGGTCAACGGCCTTGCGGCCCAAGTGAAAGCGATCGAAACGGCAACGCCCGACGGCGGGACTGCAGTCTCCAAGAATCCCGGCACCGCGCCCGCTTCCGCCGTGAGGGTTCTCCCCTTGGGCAAGGCTCTCCTTCCCACTAGTCCCGTTTCGCCAAACGTCAAACTGGCCTTGGGCCTTGGCGCCCTTGTTGGCCTGGCCATCGGGTTGGCCTATGCGCTGATACGCAGGCATTTGGACCGGAGAATCCGCAATGCCGCGGAGATTGAACGGCTGTTCGAAATGCCGGTGATTGGGACACTGCCCGTGGACCGCAGGCTGGACGGCAAGAGCAGCATCCTGGAAGGTGGCTACTCTGCGTTGCTCCATGGCGCCTCGGCCGGAGGTGCAATGGCGGAAGCACTTCGGGAACTGCGTACCAACCTTGGTTTCGTGGACGTGGATAGTCCACCACGTGTCATTGTGGTGACAAGTTCGATGCCGTCCGAGGGGAAGTCGACGGTCACTGCCAATTTGGCCGTCACCATGGCTGCAGCCGGAGAGAACGTGGTGGTGGTGGACGGCGATCTGAGGCGACCCACGTTGGTGGACGTCTTCGACCTCGTCCCCGGAGTGGGTGTGACGGACGTCCTGAGCGGTGCCGCCCGCTTGGATGATGTGCTCCAGCGCTGGGGGGCCCTGCCGAATCTCGCGGTACTGGGTTCCGGGCGTGTACCGCCTAATCCCAGCGAACTGCTTGGTTCCAAGGCCATGGAGAGTATGCTCCAAACCCTTGCCCAGAACGCAATAGTCCTGATCGATGCACCGCCGCTGCTCCCCGTCACGGACGCCGCCGTGCTGTCACGCGTCTCCGACGGGGCAATAATCGTGGTCAGAACCGGTAAGACCACTCAGGACCAACTGGGAAAGTCGCTGGGCAACCTGCAGAGGGTCCGTGGCCGCATCCTGGGGTCCGTGTTGAACTACGTGCCGATGAGCGGCCGGGACGCATACTCCTACTACGGGACATATCATTCAGCGGTGGACCCGGGCACCTTGGACAGGGGAGCCGCAGCTCCGCCCTCGGGGCTTCGGGACGCGGACACTTCCATGGGCGACGGCTCCGAATTCCGGGCTGACGGAACGCCAGAACGCCTGCCGTCCCGGCGCCGAGTGAAGGGGTAGGCCCCGGATGACCAGCGGTCCCAGCGAAACGCAACTGACCGTGTCTGAAGGGGTGCTTCTGGGCCATGCCCTGGTTCAGCGGGTGGCGGACGGCCTGGGCATCCGGGCATTCTTTATCAAGGGGCCGGCCAGCGTGGTCCAGGGCCTGCGTCGGCCCAAGACCTCGGGGGACGTGGATGTCTTTGTGCACCCGGCAGACCTCGACTCCATGGTCGAGGGCCTGCGTGGGCGGGGCTGGCGGGAACGCCCGGTGGATCCGGACAGCAGGACGTTTCCGAGGCATTCCGTAACCGTTGATCACCCAGAATGGCCCTGCTGCATCGACGTCCACTTCCGGTTCCCGGGGATGGAAGGTGAGCCCGTAGATTGCTTCGAGATGATGTGGCCCCACACCCAGGTTCTTGAACTTGCCGGGCAGGACGTGCGGGTCCCGTCGAAGGCCCTGGGAATCCTCATTCTTGCCCTGCATGCCCTTCGCTCGGCCCACCTGCCGGCGTGCCGGCAGGAACTTGAGTTCCTGGCGGACC
Protein-coding regions in this window:
- a CDS encoding polysaccharide biosynthesis tyrosine autokinase, coding for MSVTTAATAEPPAGLDLADYLRVVRVYWKAIVAFTLLATLTAFGWTALQPKIYSSDSSGIVVTPGSDNVSLSLAGDSLAKAKVKSYESVAKSRLVADRVIADLGLKTTADGLLGTVSVKVPLDTAEIRVTALSPDPATAQRVADAWVKGLAAQVEAIETAPPAEALAATGTDAASGTGATPDAGTPATASASAVRVLPLGKAVLPTSPVSPNVKLTLALGALIGLALGVAYALVRRHLDRRIRNAAEIERLFDVPVIGTLPVDHRLDGKSTILEGGYTAHLHGAPAGSAMAEALRELRTNLSFLDVDQPPRIIVVTSSMQSEGKSTVTANLAVTMAAAGENVVVVDGDLRRPTLVDVFNLVPGVGVTDVLTGTAELEDVLQPWGAMPNLSVLGSGRVPPNPSELLGSRAMKNMLNALAENAIVLIDAPPLLPVTDAAVLSRVADGAIVVIRTGRTTQEELGQSLGNMDKVRGRVLGAVLNYVPTSGADAYTYHGTYQAAAAPENAASSSMDSEELGFLIGDRPATRSVEEHGPVRRRVTN
- a CDS encoding PqqD family protein → MVLEGSAAAVWLLIDGVRTQAEMVAELVYTFGEADERMATHVDTFLSQLAAQQLIEAVGQAFVEPDAHRGSTSNAG
- a CDS encoding polysaccharide biosynthesis tyrosine autokinase, yielding MTSVNIAERGESPAGADLADYLRVVTVYWKAIVGIALLCTLAAYAWTVAQPKIYASDSSGIVVTPGSENVSLSLAGESLAKAKVKNYESVAKSRLVADRVIADLNLKTTADSLLATVSVKVPLDTTEIRVTAQSADPAEAQRVADAWVNGLAAQVKAIETATPDGGTAVSKNPGTAPASAVRVLPLGKALLPTSPVSPNVKLALGLGALVGLAIGLAYALIRRHLDRRIRNAAEIERLFEMPVIGTLPVDRRLDGKSSILEGGYSALLHGASAGGAMAEALRELRTNLGFVDVDSPPRVIVVTSSMPSEGKSTVTANLAVTMAAAGENVVVVDGDLRRPTLVDVFDLVPGVGVTDVLSGAARLDDVLQRWGALPNLAVLGSGRVPPNPSELLGSKAMESMLQTLAQNAIVLIDAPPLLPVTDAAVLSRVSDGAIIVVRTGKTTQDQLGKSLGNLQRVRGRILGSVLNYVPMSGRDAYSYYGTYHSAVDPGTLDRGAAAPPSGLRDADTSMGDGSEFRADGTPERLPSRRRVKG
- a CDS encoding nucleotidyltransferase family protein, which produces MTSGPSETQLTVSEGVLLGHALVQRVADGLGIRAFFIKGPASVVQGLRRPKTSGDVDVFVHPADLDSMVEGLRGRGWRERPVDPDSRTFPRHSVTVDHPEWPCCIDVHFRFPGMEGEPVDCFEMMWPHTQVLELAGQDVRVPSKALGILILALHALRSAHLPACRQELEFLADLTERETHAAAILDISAVTGSLAAMRPFLEDLLPQTVSVEWPEASTEWRNRVVAKEPGSARIIAIAQAPVREKPRMLFRAVFPAPEVHLSRNIYADMSLRGRLRQHQARWARFLRALPEIVRDLSPLRRRD